From Selenomonas sp. AB3002, one genomic window encodes:
- a CDS encoding CD1871A family CXXC motif-containing protein, with product MSEGKRRLLLQGGLLLLSLLSVAWGVNRGEAAIVLRKAVRVCMECIGLG from the coding sequence ATGAGTGAGGGCAAAAGAAGGCTGCTCCTGCAGGGAGGCCTCCTGCTGCTTTCCCTCCTCAGCGTAGCCTGGGGAGTCAATCGGGGGGAGGCAGCCATCGTTTTGCGGAAAGCTGTGCGGGTCTGCATGGAATGCATTGGCTTAGGCTAG
- a CDS encoding TlpA disulfide reductase family protein → MKAFWQAGGILALAAGFFLVGCGSGVAEQPMAKVAAQQGQEDFPSFRAVDLQGNEVTKEIFAQKKITVVNIWGTFCPPCIGEMPELGDWARNMPADAQLIGIVCDVMDRQDAGSIGTAKKILGEAGAEFVNLVPDEAIMEYLEGVEAVPTTIFVNSEGKVVGSPVVGADVEAYKAFVRKYLHE, encoded by the coding sequence ATGAAGGCTTTTTGGCAGGCTGGGGGAATCCTGGCGCTTGCGGCAGGTTTTTTCCTGGTAGGTTGTGGTTCCGGGGTGGCAGAGCAGCCTATGGCTAAAGTTGCTGCCCAGCAGGGGCAGGAGGATTTCCCAAGCTTCAGGGCCGTGGATTTGCAGGGCAATGAAGTGACAAAAGAAATCTTTGCTCAAAAGAAAATCACAGTGGTAAACATCTGGGGCACCTTCTGCCCGCCCTGCATCGGCGAGATGCCGGAGCTGGGGGACTGGGCCAGGAATATGCCGGCGGATGCCCAGCTCATAGGCATTGTCTGTGATGTCATGGACAGGCAGGATGCCGGATCCATTGGGACGGCGAAGAAGATCCTGGGCGAAGCCGGAGCAGAGTTTGTGAACCTGGTGCCGGATGAGGCTATCATGGAATATCTTGAGGGCGTGGAGGCCGTGCCCACCACTATCTTCGTGAACTCAGAGGGGAAAGTGGTAGGCAGCCCTGTGGTGGGGGCTGATGTGGAGGCCTATAAGGCGTTTGTGAGGAAATATCTGCATGAGTGA
- a CDS encoding DUF4405 domain-containing protein: MKKNYCLDWLLFLSGLACIATGLLLDFHLIPGGREAKGPFVTVHTYSGYLMSVGILLHLVWHKSWISVVTKKVCRKKASMNANIENGKECV; this comes from the coding sequence ATGAAAAAGAATTACTGCCTTGACTGGCTATTGTTTCTCAGCGGGCTTGCTTGCATAGCCACTGGGCTTTTACTGGACTTTCATTTGATTCCCGGTGGCAGAGAGGCAAAAGGCCCCTTTGTTACGGTGCATACATATAGCGGCTATCTTATGTCCGTGGGGATACTTCTCCACCTTGTCTGGCACAAGAGTTGGATTTCTGTAGTGACCAAGAAAGTTTGCAGAAAAAAGGCATCTATGAATGCAAATATCGAAAATGGAAAGGAATGTGTTTGA
- a CDS encoding LysR family transcriptional regulator substrate-binding protein, with amino-acid sequence MRKCIGSASFCLGLRNSYLQLAIPSQIATVILPLLLGEFHQLHPEIQLEITEPAGGAALDMVEREEVDIAFVHDAEGRPNLSLRKLSTWPVCMCVPRQHPLAQRECISLAEVSTYPLVLLSRNFILTKRILAEFDKRGLTPQVLHYSPNLSSVWNIVQKGIAFSVLTGNGILPDSSLAAVPIAGFEQKGFIVTKKGRQIYADERSLIDFFKQKFVAK; translated from the coding sequence GTGAGAAAATGCATTGGCTCTGCATCTTTCTGCCTAGGCCTCCGGAATAGCTATCTGCAACTGGCAATTCCTTCCCAGATTGCGACAGTGATACTGCCGTTGCTGTTAGGTGAGTTTCACCAACTGCATCCCGAAATTCAGCTGGAAATTACGGAGCCTGCAGGCGGGGCGGCACTTGATATGGTGGAGAGGGAAGAGGTGGACATCGCCTTTGTCCACGATGCTGAGGGGCGGCCAAATCTGTCCTTGAGGAAATTATCTACTTGGCCTGTATGTATGTGTGTTCCCCGGCAGCATCCACTGGCACAGCGGGAATGTATCTCTCTGGCCGAAGTCAGCACCTATCCATTGGTGCTGCTTAGCCGCAACTTCATCTTGACCAAGCGGATTCTGGCAGAATTTGACAAGCGGGGACTTACACCGCAGGTTCTGCATTATTCTCCGAATCTTTCCAGTGTATGGAATATCGTTCAAAAAGGCATAGCATTTTCCGTCCTGACCGGCAACGGCATCCTGCCGGATAGCAGCCTGGCAGCTGTACCTATTGCGGGATTTGAGCAGAAGGGCTTTATAGTCACCAAAAAAGGAAGACAAATTTATGCTGATGAACGCTCGTTAATAGATTTTTTTAAGCAAAAGTTTGTAGCCAAATAA
- a CDS encoding Rrf2 family transcriptional regulator: MQFSFRLPVATHILLCIERFKDEYKTTSTFLASSVNVNPVIIRKTLGQLKAAGLVDVAAGVGGAKLTKSPEDITLWDVFQAVEEDEDLFHFQENPNPKCPVGRNIHGVLGDRLEEVRQHMLADFKKVTIADLLASIEAKEAVE, translated from the coding sequence ATGCAATTTTCTTTTCGTCTGCCGGTAGCAACGCACATATTGCTTTGTATAGAGCGGTTCAAGGATGAGTACAAGACAACTTCCACCTTTTTGGCAAGCAGTGTCAATGTAAACCCGGTCATCATTCGGAAAACATTGGGGCAGCTCAAAGCCGCTGGTCTGGTGGATGTGGCAGCAGGCGTCGGTGGGGCAAAACTAACCAAAAGCCCGGAAGACATCACCTTATGGGATGTCTTCCAGGCTGTGGAAGAGGATGAAGATCTATTTCATTTTCAGGAGAACCCAAATCCAAAGTGCCCCGTGGGCAGGAATATCCATGGGGTGCTTGGTGACAGGCTGGAAGAGGTCAGGCAGCACATGCTGGCTGATTTCAAGAAAGTCACCATTGCAGATTTACTGGCGTCTATAGAGGCCAAAGAAGCGGTTGAGTGA
- a CDS encoding cupin domain-containing protein, translating into MANFNKLSVASDARTELHDKLNLTGAEISVNNLPAGAGVPFVHYHKKNEEIYFVISGKGQAVIDDETVELAAGDWLRVAPIARRKFSAAKDEGISFICIQVRENSLEEYTADDAVVEQ; encoded by the coding sequence ATGGCAAATTTCAACAAACTTAGTGTGGCAAGCGATGCAAGAACTGAACTGCATGACAAATTGAATCTTACGGGGGCAGAGATCAGCGTCAACAACCTGCCCGCTGGAGCCGGTGTTCCCTTTGTGCACTACCACAAGAAAAATGAGGAAATCTACTTCGTTATCTCAGGCAAAGGTCAGGCCGTCATTGACGACGAGACTGTAGAGCTGGCTGCTGGTGACTGGCTGCGTGTCGCTCCCATAGCCCGTCGTAAGTTCTCCGCCGCCAAGGACGAAGGCATCAGCTTCATCTGCATCCAGGTGCGGGAAAACTCCCTGGAGGAATACACCGCAGACGATGCTGTAGTAGAACAGTAA
- a CDS encoding flavodoxin, with protein sequence MSKKLVAYFSASGVTAKAAKTLAEAAGADLFEIRPEVPYSKADLNWNDKASRSSVEMNDRSSRPKLAAGDAKIADYDVIFLGFPIWWYVAPTIINTFLESYDFSGKTIILFATSGGSGFGKAVEGLKGSVSETAVIKEGKLLNGTPSVAELKNWVESF encoded by the coding sequence ATGAGCAAGAAATTAGTAGCGTATTTTTCCGCCAGCGGCGTGACGGCCAAGGCAGCCAAGACCCTTGCGGAAGCAGCCGGGGCTGACCTTTTTGAAATCAGGCCGGAGGTGCCCTACTCCAAGGCGGACCTCAACTGGAATGACAAAGCCTCCCGCAGTTCGGTGGAAATGAATGACAGGAGCTCCCGCCCCAAGCTTGCGGCAGGTGATGCCAAGATTGCGGATTATGACGTGATATTCCTGGGGTTCCCCATCTGGTGGTACGTGGCGCCCACCATCATCAACACCTTCCTGGAGAGCTACGATTTCTCAGGCAAGACGATTATCCTCTTTGCCACCTCCGGCGGCAGCGGCTTTGGCAAGGCCGTGGAAGGGCTGAAGGGCAGCGTGTCAGAGACCGCGGTCATCAAGGAAGGCAAGCTGCTGAACGGGACTCCTTCGGTTGCTGAACTTAAAAACTGGGTGGAAAGTTTTTAA
- a CDS encoding flavodoxin, producing MKKVWLLCLSLLMVLGLLGCGSDTGKAEEKAAPAPVQKAETPAKPAAAGKGKILVAYFSATGNTKALAENAAQALGADLYEIRPEQPYTSQDLNYNDETTRATVEQKNDSARPKLADLHAPVADYDTIVLAYPIWWAQAPRIMDTFVESYDFTGKNLTAVCTSGGSDIGSSADYLQKITKGQANWKPGRLFSPSAGAGEIKGWFDGLGF from the coding sequence ATGAAAAAAGTATGGCTTTTGTGTCTGAGCCTTTTGATGGTCCTGGGGCTGCTGGGCTGCGGCTCTGATACGGGCAAGGCGGAGGAAAAGGCTGCGCCTGCGCCGGTGCAGAAAGCGGAAACCCCGGCTAAACCCGCGGCTGCCGGCAAGGGGAAGATTCTGGTGGCATATTTCTCAGCCACGGGCAATACCAAGGCCCTGGCGGAAAATGCGGCCCAGGCGCTGGGGGCTGACCTCTATGAGATTCGCCCGGAACAGCCCTATACCAGCCAGGACCTGAACTACAATGATGAAACAACCCGGGCCACTGTGGAGCAGAAAAACGACAGTGCCCGCCCCAAGCTGGCAGATTTGCATGCCCCGGTGGCAGACTACGACACCATCGTGCTGGCCTATCCCATCTGGTGGGCCCAGGCTCCCCGCATCATGGACACCTTCGTGGAAAGCTATGATTTCACGGGCAAGAACCTGACCGCTGTATGCACCTCCGGCGGCAGCGATATAGGCTCCAGCGCCGACTATCTGCAGAAGATCACCAAGGGGCAGGCCAACTGGAAGCCGGGCAGGCTGTTCAGCCCCTCTGCAGGTGCAGGGGAAATCAAGGGCTGGTTTGACGGCCTGGGCTTCTGA
- a CDS encoding twin-arginine translocation signal domain-containing protein — protein sequence MNRREFLKVTGMGAMTLFLAGCGLSGLGGEGTKANAEGVRQ from the coding sequence ATGAACAGGCGGGAATTCCTGAAGGTCACGGGCATGGGGGCCATGACTCTGTTTTTGGCAGGGTGCGGCCTCAGCGGCCTGGGAGGAGAGGGAACGAAAGCAAATGCGGAAGGAGTACGACAATGA
- a CDS encoding aldo/keto reductase: protein MKYAKLGNSDLNVSRICLGCMGFGNAATGQHSWTVAEGATREIVKHALELGVNFFDTAIAYQNGTSEEFLGRALKDYAKRDEVVVATKFLPRSQQEREAGISGQEHIRRQLELSLQHLGMDYVDLYIYHMWDYNTPLYDVLDGMNQMVKEGKVRYIGIANCYAYQLAKANAMAEKEGFAKFVSVQNHYNLLFREEEREMAKLCAEDNIAMTPYSALASGRLSRRPGETSKRLQEDSYAKLKYDGTAESDEKIILRVAELADRYGVTMTEISLAWLLTKVTAPVAGATKLHHIDGAVKAAEFELSEEDIAYLEELYVPHKLVGVMAQNTKGGSQKEQVWMKNAPKGMQ, encoded by the coding sequence ATGAAATATGCGAAATTAGGCAACTCCGACCTGAATGTTTCCCGCATCTGCCTGGGCTGCATGGGCTTTGGCAATGCAGCCACGGGGCAGCATAGCTGGACAGTGGCTGAGGGGGCTACCCGTGAGATTGTGAAGCACGCCCTGGAACTGGGGGTGAATTTCTTTGACACTGCCATTGCCTACCAGAACGGCACCAGCGAGGAGTTCCTGGGCAGGGCGCTAAAGGACTATGCCAAAAGAGACGAGGTGGTGGTGGCCACCAAGTTCCTGCCACGCAGTCAACAGGAAAGAGAGGCAGGAATAAGCGGGCAGGAGCATATCAGGCGGCAGCTGGAGCTGAGCCTGCAGCATCTGGGCATGGACTATGTTGATCTCTACATTTACCACATGTGGGACTACAATACGCCCCTCTATGATGTCCTGGACGGCATGAATCAGATGGTGAAGGAGGGCAAGGTGCGCTACATAGGCATTGCCAATTGCTATGCCTATCAACTTGCCAAGGCTAATGCTATGGCGGAAAAAGAAGGCTTTGCTAAATTTGTATCGGTGCAGAACCATTACAACCTGCTGTTCCGGGAGGAAGAAAGGGAGATGGCAAAGCTCTGCGCTGAGGACAATATCGCCATGACTCCTTACAGCGCCCTGGCCAGCGGCCGGCTCTCCAGAAGGCCGGGGGAGACTTCCAAGCGGTTGCAGGAGGACAGCTATGCCAAATTGAAATATGACGGCACGGCGGAAAGTGACGAGAAAATTATCCTGCGGGTGGCGGAACTGGCAGACCGGTACGGCGTGACCATGACGGAGATTTCCCTGGCCTGGCTGCTGACCAAAGTGACGGCTCCCGTGGCCGGAGCTACCAAGCTTCATCACATTGACGGTGCCGTAAAGGCAGCGGAATTCGAGTTGTCAGAAGAAGATATAGCCTATCTGGAAGAACTCTATGTACCCCACAAGCTGGTGGGAGTCATGGCCCAGAACACCAAGGGCGGCAGCCAAAAGGAGCAGGTTTGGATGAAGAACGCTCCCAAGGGCATGCAGTGA
- a CDS encoding YciI family protein, protein MFIINQTLKAEKIPAGQGDELFKKHVEWFTRHFEAGNFILVGPYTDQKMAGIMISPAESKEAVEKILQEDVYYADGFADYEVRSFTAGKIAENFAEFVGK, encoded by the coding sequence ATGTTTATCATCAATCAGACACTCAAGGCAGAAAAGATTCCTGCAGGACAGGGGGACGAACTGTTCAAAAAGCATGTGGAATGGTTCACCAGGCACTTTGAGGCAGGGAATTTCATTTTGGTCGGGCCCTATACTGACCAGAAGATGGCAGGCATCATGATATCCCCAGCCGAGTCAAAAGAGGCAGTGGAGAAGATCCTGCAGGAAGATGTGTACTATGCAGATGGCTTTGCTGACTATGAGGTGCGTTCCTTTACTGCAGGGAAAATAGCAGAGAACTTTGCTGAATTTGTGGGCAAGTGA
- a CDS encoding cyclophilin-like fold protein: MPKRKIMGWVILSVLLLLSGCTGVQDAVADTGSKAQVTAQQENAPSSASGKEQAMKLTIDNTVVPVTWEHNSSTAALHKLLPLTIKLSPYGGFEQVGSIGQSIGSADEQMTTHYGDIVLYAGNKLVIFYGSNSWSYTRLGHIELSQQEITALLSHDEVSVTLMAE, from the coding sequence ATGCCAAAAAGGAAGATAATGGGCTGGGTTATCCTGTCGGTGCTGTTATTGCTGTCAGGCTGCACAGGCGTACAGGATGCTGTTGCAGATACAGGCAGCAAGGCACAGGTCACTGCCCAACAGGAAAATGCCCCCTCGTCAGCCTCCGGGAAGGAGCAAGCGATGAAACTGACAATTGATAATACCGTCGTTCCCGTCACCTGGGAACATAATTCCTCCACTGCGGCGTTACATAAACTCCTGCCTTTGACCATAAAGTTGTCGCCCTATGGAGGCTTTGAGCAGGTTGGTTCTATCGGCCAAAGTATTGGCAGCGCAGATGAGCAGATGACCACTCACTACGGTGATATTGTCCTTTATGCGGGGAACAAGCTGGTCATTTTTTATGGTTCCAATTCCTGGTCCTATACGCGGCTGGGGCATATTGAACTGTCTCAACAGGAAATAACAGCTTTATTAAGCCATGATGAAGTATCGGTCACACTTATGGCAGAGTGA
- a CDS encoding flavodoxin family protein, with protein MSKKVIIISTSLRKNSNSEALATAFAEGAREAGHEVEQISLRDKTINFCKGCLACQKTMQCVIKDDANEITAKIGQADVVALATPVYYYGMCGQLKTLLDRANPLFPSDYRFREVYLLAVAAEDEESTVAGTRVGVQGWVDCFDKAELKETIFCGGVTNIGDIAGNAALEKARQAGKNI; from the coding sequence ATGAGCAAGAAAGTAATCATCATATCTACGAGCTTAAGAAAGAACAGCAATTCCGAGGCATTGGCCACAGCCTTTGCCGAAGGTGCCAGAGAAGCAGGCCATGAGGTGGAGCAGATTTCCCTGCGGGATAAGACCATAAACTTCTGCAAAGGATGCCTTGCCTGCCAGAAGACCATGCAGTGTGTGATCAAGGACGATGCCAACGAAATAACGGCCAAAATCGGACAGGCAGATGTGGTGGCTTTGGCCACGCCAGTCTATTACTATGGTATGTGTGGCCAGTTAAAGACACTGTTGGACAGGGCAAATCCGCTGTTCCCTTCGGACTACCGCTTCCGCGAGGTTTATCTGCTGGCTGTGGCGGCAGAGGATGAGGAAAGTACGGTGGCAGGAACCCGTGTCGGTGTGCAGGGCTGGGTGGATTGCTTTGATAAGGCCGAACTCAAAGAGACGATTTTCTGTGGCGGCGTGACAAATATTGGCGATATTGCCGGAAATGCTGCCCTGGAAAAAGCCCGGCAGGCTGGCAAGAATATCTGA
- a CDS encoding alpha/beta hydrolase, whose product MMKKIGKNKKMVLAALMAGVMSFGIMGSNVTMAATPAKALAAASQMQRSSISELDNDTRVFEIDKSIEAKNVKFENRFGFEVAGHMYLPRDFDANKKYKAVVITGPFGAVKEQSSGLYAQEFAKHGYVAVAFDPSTTGESSGSRRNMGSPEIFTEDYHAAVDFVSNLKFVNPDQVGAMGICGLSGMAITAAGSDSRIKAVATSAMYDMSESISDHYNGAYYTPEQRELVKQHLAKMRDEEAKTGKAIRGAHELGVDANGNVETFDTMFPDKLPADASPVIKDFFGYYVGRAFHPRAINSNKLAWDSVTPYGFFDFKLMSNIDELGKTPVMLITGDKAHSKYFSDNVYAAIKGEKEEIVVPGATHVDLYDQMDKIPFDKLFAFFDKNLK is encoded by the coding sequence ATGATGAAGAAAATTGGCAAGAACAAAAAGATGGTTTTGGCAGCCCTGATGGCAGGCGTAATGTCTTTTGGCATCATGGGCAGCAATGTGACGATGGCGGCAACTCCGGCTAAAGCTCTGGCGGCAGCTTCCCAGATGCAGCGCTCATCCATCAGCGAACTGGACAATGATACCCGTGTATTCGAGATTGACAAGTCCATTGAAGCCAAGAATGTTAAATTTGAAAACCGCTTTGGCTTCGAAGTTGCCGGTCACATGTATCTGCCCAGGGATTTTGATGCCAACAAGAAGTATAAAGCAGTTGTAATTACGGGACCCTTCGGCGCAGTAAAGGAACAGTCCTCCGGTCTTTATGCACAGGAATTTGCCAAGCATGGTTATGTGGCCGTAGCCTTTGATCCCTCCACCACCGGTGAGAGCAGTGGCAGCCGCCGCAATATGGGCTCCCCGGAAATCTTCACGGAAGACTATCATGCCGCCGTGGATTTCGTTTCCAACTTGAAATTCGTGAACCCGGATCAGGTGGGGGCCATGGGCATCTGCGGTTTGTCTGGCATGGCCATCACTGCCGCTGGCAGTGACAGCCGCATCAAGGCGGTGGCAACTTCGGCAATGTATGATATGAGTGAAAGCATCAGCGACCATTATAATGGTGCTTATTACACGCCGGAGCAGCGGGAACTCGTGAAACAGCATCTGGCCAAGATGCGTGATGAAGAAGCCAAGACCGGCAAAGCCATCCGCGGAGCCCATGAGCTGGGGGTGGATGCTAATGGTAATGTGGAGACCTTCGATACTATGTTCCCGGATAAACTGCCTGCGGATGCCAGTCCTGTCATCAAGGATTTCTTCGGCTACTATGTAGGCCGCGCCTTCCATCCGCGCGCCATCAACTCCAATAAGCTGGCCTGGGATTCGGTAACCCCGTATGGCTTCTTTGACTTCAAGCTTATGAGCAATATTGATGAGTTGGGCAAGACGCCGGTCATGCTGATTACCGGGGACAAGGCGCATTCCAAGTATTTCTCCGATAATGTTTATGCCGCCATCAAAGGGGAAAAAGAGGAGATTGTCGTTCCTGGTGCTACCCATGTAGACCTTTATGACCAGATGGACAAGATTCCCTTTGACAAGCTGTTTGCCTTCTTTGATAAGAACCTGAAGTAA
- a CDS encoding MFS transporter has product MLNNKNLLIFILATGVFGILNTEMGFIGILPYIAERYDVTIVHAGLLISLFALGVAVAGPTMPLVFSRFNRKYIMLLVLGVFTVCNTISVFAEDFNLLLVVRVLPAFLHPVYCSMAFTVAAALAGAKDAPKAVAKINIGVSAGMVVGVPISNFLAENISLTASMSFFAITTFLVMLATAFLVPSMPAEGRLTYGEQLAVLKKPMVWASIFAVIFLNGSVFGVFNYLAEYLASVSGLSPTLVSLLLFVYGLCNIFGSMIAGNLLSSRPIGTVKIFPFFLGAVYLLFLLGGNAFPLVAVLTVFWGLLAGINANINQYWLSHAAPEAPDFANGLFLTAANLGCMAGTAISGMFIEAWGTEYVVCGGLVFIVAAGIIFWSQCHKGSMNPALIPANEPV; this is encoded by the coding sequence ATGTTGAATAACAAAAATCTCCTGATTTTTATCTTGGCCACAGGGGTCTTCGGCATCCTTAATACAGAGATGGGCTTTATCGGAATCTTGCCCTACATCGCCGAGCGCTATGACGTGACCATAGTCCATGCGGGGCTGCTTATCAGTTTGTTTGCCTTAGGGGTAGCAGTTGCCGGGCCGACCATGCCGCTGGTATTTTCCCGCTTCAACCGCAAATATATCATGTTGCTGGTGTTGGGAGTCTTCACGGTGTGCAATACGATTTCCGTTTTTGCCGAAGATTTTAACCTTCTTCTGGTAGTGCGGGTGCTGCCGGCATTTTTACATCCAGTTTACTGCTCCATGGCTTTTACAGTAGCAGCGGCTCTGGCGGGAGCAAAAGATGCGCCCAAGGCAGTGGCAAAGATCAACATTGGCGTATCGGCAGGGATGGTGGTGGGGGTCCCTATCAGCAACTTCCTGGCGGAAAATATTTCGCTGACGGCCTCAATGTCCTTCTTTGCCATAACGACATTCCTCGTTATGCTGGCAACGGCGTTCCTAGTTCCTTCCATGCCGGCAGAGGGGCGGCTTACTTATGGAGAGCAGCTGGCGGTGCTGAAAAAGCCCATGGTTTGGGCCTCTATTTTCGCCGTCATCTTCCTCAATGGCTCAGTCTTCGGTGTGTTCAACTACCTGGCGGAGTATCTGGCCAGCGTTTCGGGTCTGTCTCCAACCTTGGTAAGTTTGCTGCTCTTTGTTTACGGCCTTTGCAACATCTTTGGCAGTATGATCGCAGGAAATCTTCTCTCTAGCCGCCCCATAGGCACAGTGAAAATCTTCCCCTTTTTCCTTGGGGCTGTGTATCTGCTGTTTCTCTTGGGAGGAAATGCCTTCCCCCTGGTGGCGGTCCTTACAGTTTTCTGGGGACTGCTGGCAGGCATCAATGCCAATATAAACCAATATTGGCTATCCCATGCCGCACCGGAGGCACCGGATTTTGCCAATGGCCTCTTTCTCACGGCGGCTAATCTGGGCTGTATGGCGGGAACAGCGATAAGCGGCATGTTCATTGAAGCCTGGGGAACAGAGTATGTTGTCTGTGGCGGATTGGTATTCATTGTTGCCGCCGGGATTATATTCTGGAGTCAGTGCCATAAGGGCAGCATGAATCCGGCGCTGATCCCTGCAAACGAGCCGGTTTGA
- a CDS encoding LysR family transcriptional regulator: MELRVLRYFLTVAQEESFSRAAEKLHLSQPTLSRQLKELEDEFGKQLLIREPRRILLTDDGQLLRRRAEEILSLVKKTTGELLHSEEISGDIRIGAGESIHFALLMKTAQKLRQQHPGLRFHIISGDGAATMTRLDRGLIDFAFVYGRLDPAKYHEMPLPVRDRWVLLLRRDDELAQREVIRSEDLWQKPLLFSRQSLSTGTHGDELQSWLQKPLAELAVAGSYTLAYNASLMVKEGLGYAITLDELINTQGSSLCTRPLDPPIFAVPTIAWKRNQIFSKASQAFLQALQEKFSPA, from the coding sequence ATGGAACTGCGCGTGCTCAGATACTTCCTTACCGTGGCTCAGGAAGAAAGCTTTTCCCGGGCAGCGGAAAAACTGCATCTTTCCCAGCCAACTTTGTCCCGTCAGCTAAAGGAACTGGAAGATGAATTCGGCAAGCAGCTGCTTATCCGTGAACCCCGGCGCATCCTGCTCACCGATGACGGCCAGCTCTTGCGGCGCAGGGCAGAGGAAATCCTGTCCCTGGTAAAAAAGACCACCGGGGAACTTCTGCACAGTGAGGAAATCAGCGGCGATATACGCATCGGCGCCGGTGAATCCATCCACTTCGCCCTGCTCATGAAAACTGCCCAGAAGCTGCGGCAGCAACATCCCGGCCTGCGCTTTCACATCATCAGCGGTGACGGCGCTGCCACCATGACCCGCCTGGACCGGGGGCTGATTGATTTCGCCTTTGTCTACGGCAGGCTGGACCCGGCCAAATACCATGAGATGCCCCTGCCTGTCCGCGACCGCTGGGTGCTGCTCCTGCGCCGTGACGATGAACTTGCCCAAAGGGAAGTCATCCGGTCCGAAGATCTCTGGCAGAAGCCCCTGCTCTTTTCCCGCCAGTCCCTCTCCACCGGCACCCATGGCGACGAGCTGCAAAGCTGGCTGCAGAAGCCTTTGGCAGAGCTGGCAGTAGCTGGTTCTTATACGCTGGCCTACAACGCTTCCCTGATGGTAAAGGAAGGACTGGGCTATGCCATCACCCTTGATGAACTGATAAACACCCAGGGCAGCAGCCTCTGCACCCGTCCCCTTGATCCTCCCATTTTCGCCGTGCCAACCATAGCCTGGAAAAGAAACCAGATTTTTTCCAAGGCCTCCCAGGCATTCCTGCAGGCCCTGCAGGAAAAATTCAGCCCTGCATAA
- a CDS encoding alpha/beta hydrolase: protein MLHGEKAHSRYFGEDAFKKLKGENKELVIVPGASHIDLYDNKDAIPFAKLADFFKANLK, encoded by the coding sequence GTGCTTCATGGCGAGAAAGCCCATTCCCGTTACTTCGGTGAAGATGCTTTCAAGAAGCTGAAAGGCGAAAACAAGGAACTGGTAATCGTGCCGGGCGCCAGCCATATCGACCTCTATGACAACAAAGATGCAATCCCCTTTGCCAAGCTGGCAGACTTCTTCAAGGCCAACTTGAAATAA
- a CDS encoding nucleotidyl transferase AbiEii/AbiGii toxin family protein: protein MGAFYGGTALRIFHGLQRFSEDMDFSLLSPNPEFDLENYLSGMRQELASVGLQMTVERKPKTKISPIQSAFIKGGTCIQIIKITGNAADTKGLPKDEVLKIKVEVDTEPPAGAVYETKYALHPVPFVVRLYDKPSLFAGKTHAV, encoded by the coding sequence ATCGGTGCTTTCTATGGAGGTACGGCACTGCGTATTTTCCATGGCTTGCAACGTTTTTCGGAGGATATGGACTTTTCCCTATTGTCGCCCAACCCGGAATTTGATTTGGAAAATTACCTTTCCGGCATGAGGCAGGAATTGGCCTCTGTGGGGTTACAAATGACAGTGGAACGCAAGCCAAAAACAAAGATCAGCCCCATTCAGTCAGCCTTCATCAAAGGGGGCACCTGCATACAAATCATTAAGATTACCGGCAATGCAGCCGATACCAAGGGCCTGCCCAAGGATGAAGTTTTGAAAATCAAGGTGGAGGTAGATACTGAGCCGCCAGCAGGGGCTGTTTACGAAACGAAATATGCCCTGCACCCCGTTCCCTTTGTCGTCCGTCTTTACGACAAGCCGTCCTTGTTCGCAGGCAAAACTCATGCGGTATAG
- a CDS encoding twin-arginine translocation signal domain-containing protein — MEKITRRKFVKMAGVAAAGTQYENGRGRCCGIIL, encoded by the coding sequence ATGGAAAAGATCACCAGACGCAAGTTCGTGAAAATGGCCGGTGTGGCAGCGGCTGGGACTCAATATGAAAACGGCAGGGGGCGTTGCTGTGGGATAATTCTCTAA